The Candidatus Thermoplasmatota archaeon sequence CGCGCCGGGGGCTGTGCGCAAGGGCGTGGGCGACAAGGAGCGTCCGCTTGCCCTCCCGGATGTCGCCTCCGACGGGCTTTCCGAGATTCGCCTCGTCGGCCGTCACGTCGAGCACGTCGTCGCGGATCTGGAACGCCATGCCGATGGGCGCGCCAAAGCGCGCAAGCGCCTCGACCTGCGCGTCGTCGGCGCCGCCGACAAGCGCCCCCGCGCGGAGGCTGAACTCGAGAAGGACGCCCGTCTTGAGCCGGATCATCTCCATGTACTCGTCGATGGAGACATCCGCCGAGCGCGCGAAGAGGAGGTCCATCATCTGGCCCTGCGCCAGAAGCAGGCTCGTGTCGACGGCCATGCCGGCGACGCGGACGACGGTCGGTAGCGGAACGCCGCGGTCCTTCGAAAGGAGCATGGCCTTGAGGGCAAGCGCGAAGAGGCCGTCGCCGGCCGTGATCGCCACCGCGTCGCCCCAGATGGCGCCCACGGTGGGCTTCGTGCGGCGGACGAGGGCGTTGTCCATGACGTCGTCGTGGACAAGCGTGAAGGCGTGCAGGAACTCGATGCCCACGGCCACGGGGAGCGCGCGCTCGACGCGGCCGCCCACGGCCTCGCAGGCAAGGAGGCACAGCGTGGGGCGGACGCGCTTGCCCCCGGCCTCGACGACGTGCTTCATGGGGGCAAAGACGGCAAAGCTCGGGCGGATGCGCTCGCCGCCGAAGCGGAGGTAGCGCGCCATCTCGTCGCCAAACCCGCGTCGGCGGGGATCCGCCTCCAGGAGCAGGCGCTCGATCTCGGCGTTGACGAGCTTCGCGTGGGTCGTCAGGACCTCCGCGAGGCTCGTGGTGCGGGGTGCCCCTTCGCCGGCCACGCCGCCGGGAGGGGATGGGCAAGCATAATCGTTTCCGACCGCCTGCCGCCCTTGCCATGGACCTTGCGATCACCGGGCGCGCGTGGGTGGGCGGGCGGCTTTCGACCGTCACGATCGGCATCGACGACGGCCGCATCGTGCGCGTGGGCGCCCGCAGCGTCCCGGCCGACCGGGAGCTCGTCTTCCTCGACGGCATGATCCTGCCGGGCGCCATCGACGCGCACGTGCACTTCCGCGACCCGGGCGCCACGCGCAAGGAGGACTTCGCCTCGGGCACGCGCGCGGCGGCGCAAGGCGGCGTGACGACCGTCCTTGACATGCCCA is a genomic window containing:
- a CDS encoding polyprenyl synthetase family protein, which translates into the protein MAGEGAPRTTSLAEVLTTHAKLVNAEIERLLLEADPRRRGFGDEMARYLRFGGERIRPSFAVFAPMKHVVEAGGKRVRPTLCLLACEAVGGRVERALPVAVGIEFLHAFTLVHDDVMDNALVRRTKPTVGAIWGDAVAITAGDGLFALALKAMLLSKDRGVPLPTVVRVAGMAVDTSLLLAQGQMMDLLFARSADVSIDEYMEMIRLKTGVLLEFSLRAGALVGGADDAQVEALARFGAPIGMAFQIRDDVLDVTADEANLGKPVGGDIREGKRTLLVAHALAHSPRRDRLLAILDRRGECTDAQVQEAIGILRDAGSIAYAQGVARDLLAEAKEALAEVPKGSGTLEHLAQIADYIIGRER